AGGCGAAAGTGAAATACCACTACTTTTAacgttattttacttatttcttgAATCAGAAGTGGGGCATTGTCCCTCTTTTTGGACCCAAGGCTCGCTCTGCGGGTCGATCCGGGCGGAAGACATTGTCAGGTGGGGAGTTTGGCTGGGGCGGCACATCTGTTAAAAGATAACGCAGGTGTCCTAAGATGAGAAATCTCGTGTGGAACAGAAGGGTAAAAGCTCGTTTGATTCTGATTTCCAGTAGGAATACGAACCGTGAAAACGTGGCCTAACGATCCTTTAGACCTTCGGAGTTCGACGCTAGAGGTGTCAGAAAAGTTACCACAGGGATAACTGGCTTGTGGCAGCCAAGCGTTCATAGCGACGTTGCTTTTTGATCCTTCGATGTCGGCTCTTCCTATCATAGTTAAGCAGAATTCACCAAGTGTTGGATTGTTCACCCACCAATAGGGAACGTGAGCTGGGTTTAGACCGTCGTGAGACAGGTTAGTTTTACCCTATTGATGATAGTGTCGCAATACTAATTCAACCTAGTACGAGAGGAATCGTTGATTCACACAATTGGTCATCGCGCTTGGTTGAAAAGCCAGTGGCGCGAAGCTACCGTGTGCTGGATTATGACTGAACGCCTCTAAGTCAGAATCCGGGCTAGAAGCGACGCATGCGCCCGCCGTCCGCTTGCCGACCCACAGTAGGGGCCTCGGCCCCCAAGGGCACG
The DNA window shown above is from Capsicum annuum cultivar UCD-10X-F1 unplaced genomic scaffold, UCD10Xv1.1 ctg56350, whole genome shotgun sequence and carries:
- the LOC124893244 gene encoding uncharacterized protein LOC124893244, translating into MIGRADIEGSKSNVAMNAWLPQASYPCDVPPQPNSPPDNVFRPDRPAERALGPKRGTMPHF